A region of the Streptomyces durocortorensis genome:
GGTCATGACGGACGTCCTCTCGGCGCGGGTGCCTTCCTCCGGCACCTCGACCGCCGGGTGGACGCGGGCCCCCATCACCGGTGTGCCGTCGTACCAGAGGGTCACCGGCAGCAGCAGCGCGCCCGTCTGCTGGGCGAGCAGCGCGGGTCCGGCGGGCATCCGGGCGGTGGCACCGAAGAACGACACCTCCACCCCGGAGGCGGACAGGTCCCGGTCCGCGACCAGGCAGACCAGGCCGCCCGCGCGCAGTCGGCGGGCCAGGGTCCCGAAGGCCGCCCCGCCGCTGTGCGGCAGGACCTCCATGCCGAGGCCCTCTCGGTAGGCGACGAACCGGTCGTAGAGCGACTCGGGGTCGAGCCGTTCCGCGACGGTGGTGAAGGGGACCTTCAGGTCGGTGGTGACCCAGGCTCCGGCGAGGTCCCAGTTGCCCAGGTGCGGCAGGGCGAGGATCACGCCGTTCCCGGCGTCCAGGGCTTCGGTGAGCAGGTGCGCGTCCTTGACGTCGATGCTCGCCCTGATCCGTTCCGGGCTCCAGGTCGGCAGCCGGAACGACTCCATCCAGTAGCGCATGTAGGAGCGCATCCCGGCCCGGGACAGCTCGGCAAGACGCTCCGGACCCGCGTCGGGGACGACCCGCGCCAGGTTCGACTCAAGCCGCAGCACGCTCTTGCCGCGCCGCTTCCACGCCTGGTCGGCGATGGTGCGGAAGAGGGCCGCCGCGGCGGGCTCGGGCAGCGTCTTCAGGGCGCTCCAGCCCAGTCCGTACAGCCCGTCGGTGACCCGGCCCTTCAGGCCGGACGCGCCGCCGCTCACCGGTCGGCCTCGCTCCCCTGGTCGGCGGAGCCGACGGCGGACGCGTCCGCGTCCGCCTCCGCGGCGTCCGCCTCCGCCGATTCACGGCGTACGGTCACCACGCGCTGGATCAGCGTGACCAGGCTGCCCGCGGCGACGATCCACAGGGCGATCGGGAGCAGGACGTCGATGTGCGGGACGCCGAACTTGTGCAGTCCGGCGAGACCTGCCGCGACCAGTGAGATCACCAGGCGCTCGGCGCGCTCCACGAGGCCGTTGACCGCGACCGGCAGGCCGATCGACTCGCCGCGCGCCTTGGTGTACGAGACCACCTGGCCGCTGGCCAGGCAGAAGATCGCGACGGCGCAGAGGATGTTGTCGTCACCGCTGCCCGCGTACCAGAGAGCGAATCCGGCGAAGATCGCCCCGTCGGCGACCCGGTCCAGCGTCGAGTCGAGGAACGCGCCCCACCGGCTGGAGATCCCGGCCTGCCGCGCCATGTTGCCGTCGACGAGGTCGGAGAAGACGAAGATCGTGATGACGATCGTGCCCCAGAAGAACTCCCCCATCGGGAAAAAGACCAGCGCACCTGCCATCACTCCGGCCGTGCCGATGAGAGTGACCGCGTCGGGGCTGACCCCGAGGCGGAGCAGCAGAGCGGCGAACGGGGTGAGGACACGCGTGAAGAATGCACGCGCGTACTTGTTCAGCATGGCCTTCCCGAGGGTTCGGTTGGCCGAGCGGCCCCTACGGCCACCGGCTGGCCCATCGTAGTCACCACCGCAGCCGTCCACCGGACGGGCACCCGCCCGGGGGGTGTCAGGGCGGCGGGGACGGGGACCACGTGCGACGTATGGACGCGGCCGCGTCCCGGTGCCAAGCTCGAAGGACCGCGGGCGTCGCCGAAGCCGCCGCGGCGGCCTCCCCGTGCCCGTGACCACCGCTGCCCCACGCGCGGTCGCCCTCCCCCGCACCGCGCCATCGACCGGGAGGCACGCATCATGGGCGACAAGGCACACGCACACCCCGGAGCCGCCGGAGGAGCACCGACGGCCGGCCACCCCTCCGCGATACGGAACGTGGTGCTGGTCGGCCCCAGCGGATCGGGCAAGACCACCCTGGTCGAGGCGCTGGCCCTGACGGCGGGCGCCGTGAACCGGGCCGGGCGGGTCGAGGACGGGGCGACCGTCTCCGACTACGACGAGATCGAGCAGCGCCGACGGCGTTCCGTGCAGCTCTCGCTGGTCCCGGTGGCCTGGGACGGATGCAAGATCAATCTGCTGGACACCCCCGGTTACGCGGACTTCGTCGGGGAGCTGCGGGCCGGTCTGCGCGCGGCGGACGCGGCGCTTTTCGTCGTCTCGGCGGCCCAGGAGGCCGAGTCCGTGGCCGCGACCACCCGGGCCGTATGGGAGGAGTGCGCGATCGTCGGCATGCCGCGCGCGATCGTCGTCACGCATCTGGACACCGCCCGCACCTCGTTCGACGGGATGACCCGGGTCTGCTCCGAGATCTTCGGCGGCGACGACCCCGATGCCGTACTGCCCCTGTACCTGCCGGTGCTGGGGCCCGAGGCCGCCGACGGGCACGCCCCGCTGACCGGGCTCACGGGGCTGCTGAGCCGGCGGATGCTCGACTACTCCTCGGGGGAACGCGCCGAGCTGCCGCCCGCGCGGGAGCAGGAGGAGCCGCTGCGGGCGGCCCGGGACCGGCTGATCGAGGGGATCATCGCCGAGAGCGAGGACGAGTCCTTGATGGACCGCTATCTCGGCGGCGAGGACATCGACGTATCGACGCTGGTCGGCGATCTGGAGCGAGCGGTCGCCAAGGGCTCCTTCCACCCCGTCCTCACCGCGGCCCCGGCGGCCGAGGGCACCCGGCAGGGCATCGGCACCGTGGAGCTGCTGGAGCTGATCACGCGCGGCTTCCCGACCCCGCTGGAGCGCACCCCGCCCGTCGTCACGACCCCGGCGGGCAAGCCCCGGCCCG
Encoded here:
- a CDS encoding phosphatidylinositol mannoside acyltransferase; the encoded protein is MSGGASGLKGRVTDGLYGLGWSALKTLPEPAAAALFRTIADQAWKRRGKSVLRLESNLARVVPDAGPERLAELSRAGMRSYMRYWMESFRLPTWSPERIRASIDVKDAHLLTEALDAGNGVILALPHLGNWDLAGAWVTTDLKVPFTTVAERLDPESLYDRFVAYREGLGMEVLPHSGGAAFGTLARRLRAGGLVCLVADRDLSASGVEVSFFGATARMPAGPALLAQQTGALLLPVTLWYDGTPVMGARVHPAVEVPEEGTRAERTSVMTQALADAYATGIAEHPEDWHMLQRLWLDDLEPRGDTT
- the pgsA gene encoding phosphatidylinositol phosphate synthase — protein: MLNKYARAFFTRVLTPFAALLLRLGVSPDAVTLIGTAGVMAGALVFFPMGEFFWGTIVITIFVFSDLVDGNMARQAGISSRWGAFLDSTLDRVADGAIFAGFALWYAGSGDDNILCAVAIFCLASGQVVSYTKARGESIGLPVAVNGLVERAERLVISLVAAGLAGLHKFGVPHIDVLLPIALWIVAAGSLVTLIQRVVTVRRESAEADAAEADADASAVGSADQGSEADR